In Lathamus discolor isolate bLatDis1 chromosome 1, bLatDis1.hap1, whole genome shotgun sequence, the following are encoded in one genomic region:
- the GPR19 gene encoding probable G-protein coupled receptor 19 gives MIAHSMDNNSGTVVLPTFLLLLQSESYPDSPIPSAGYEMTASPTGPSSSRNHTASLYDMQRGEITAASMVLGALWLVSLVGNSLVCLVIHRSRRTQSTTNYFVVSMACADLLTSVASVPFVLLQFTYGRWTLGNAMCKLVRYIQHITPGVQIYVLLSICVDRFYTIVYPLSFKVSREKAKKMILASWLFEAAFASPAFLFYSSNSDDHCNFFLPRSWDGVTYGVIRLLVVFLMPSTLIVFFYQRVIKYIWRIGTDGRTVRRTTNTVPRAKVKTIKMFLMLNSVFLLSWLPFYMVQLWHPQEISYRKSSLVFLFITWIAFSSSAAKPTIYSVYNANFRRGMKETFCMSAMKCYRSNAYTITTSSRIAKKNHVGIADTPAPAKTVMKDSIYDSFNREEKEKKVAWPIQSNPPNTFV, from the coding sequence ATGATTGCTCACAGCATGGATAACAACAGCGGTACTGTTGTTCTCCCTaccttcctgctcctgctgcagagcgAGAGCTACCCGGACAGCCCCATCCCTTCTGCTGGCTATGAGATGACAGCATCACCCACAGGACCCAGCTCAAGCAGGAACCACACTGCCTCACTGTATGACATGCAGCGGGGGGAAATTAcagcagccagcatggtttTGGGAGCGTTGTGGCTGGTGTCCCTCGTTGGAAACTCCCTCGTTTGCTTAGTGATCCATCGGAGCAGGAGGACACAATCCACCACCAACTATTTCGTTGTCTCCATGGCTTGTGCAGACCTGCTGACTAGTGTCGCAAGCGTGCCCTTCGTGCTGCTTCAGTTCACCTATGGCAGGTGGACACTGGGGAACGCGATGTGCAAGCTGGTAAGGTACATCCAGCACATCACCCCTGGAGTCCAGATATATGTGCTCCTCTCTATATGTGTGGATCGATTCTACACTATCGTCTACCCCCTGAGCTTCAAAGTGTCCAGGGAGAAAGCCAAGAAAATGATTCTGGCCTCTTGGCTCTTTGAGGCTGCATTTGCATCACCGGCTTTCCTTTTCTACAGCTCCAACAGTGACGACCACTGCaacttttttctccccagatcTTGGGACGGAGTTACCTATGGCGTCATCCGCCTCTTGGTGGTGTTTTTGATGCCGTCGACTCTCATTGTCTTCTTCTACCAGAGGGTCATCAAGTACATTTGGAGAATAGGCACCGATGGCAGGACTGTCAGGAGAACAACGAATACTGTCCCAAGAGCAAAAGTGAAAACCATCAAAATGTTCTTAATGTTAAACTCggtctttctcctctcctggcTCCCTTTCTACATGGTACAGCTGTGGCACCCACAGGAAATCAGCTACAGAAAGAGCTCCCTGGTTTTCCTGTTCATCACCTGGATCGCCTTCAGTTCTTCAGCTGCTAAGCCAACCATCTACTCCGTATATAATGCAAACTTCAGAAGAGGGATGAAAGAAACTTTCTGCATGTCTGCCATGAAATGCTACAGAAGCAATGCATACACCATCACCACCAGTTCCAGAATAGCCAAAAAGAATCATGTTGGGATAGCAGATACCCCTGCTCCAGCCAAAACTGTCATGAAAGACTCCATCTATGATTCTtttaacagagaagaaaaagaaaaaaaggttgcCTGGCCTATTCAGTCCAATCCCCCCAATACATTTGTCTAG